A genomic window from Nodosilinea sp. FACHB-141 includes:
- a CDS encoding phosphate/phosphite/phosphonate ABC transporter substrate-binding protein, whose amino-acid sequence MNRFRLKGWLSAWLIGLLALVVVVACAPQSDNQTTTDSAAPEATLTELKFGVGPYFPTPNENRKQFEPLFEEVAGQLDLPADVTVADDWIGISEALRSGTLDVAWLGPWGYVLAHHNEPTLEAIATVKYKDKPTYYSVLMAKADAPFDTLDEAIALSQQGQKLKLSLADVGSTSGWLIPQAEFKRRGLDPEAVFDYSEGASHAAQAIAVLSDQTDIASDYDRNLDVLTEQGKIDKNQLKIIWQSEPLPNDPIVVRGDFPAGLKNRLQDALVNLTPEQTQTLLPKNYTGFEVSDGSNYSPIEAAGKSVGKLE is encoded by the coding sequence ATGAATAGATTTCGCCTCAAAGGCTGGCTGAGCGCTTGGCTAATCGGATTGCTGGCTCTGGTTGTTGTAGTCGCCTGTGCGCCTCAATCTGACAATCAAACTACTACTGATTCAGCCGCTCCTGAGGCGACGCTGACAGAACTCAAGTTTGGTGTTGGCCCCTACTTTCCAACCCCAAATGAGAACCGCAAGCAGTTTGAGCCGCTGTTTGAGGAAGTGGCCGGGCAGCTAGATTTACCAGCCGATGTGACCGTGGCCGACGACTGGATTGGCATTTCTGAGGCGCTGCGATCGGGCACCCTAGACGTCGCTTGGCTGGGGCCTTGGGGATATGTGTTGGCCCACCACAACGAGCCGACGCTGGAGGCGATCGCAACCGTTAAGTACAAAGACAAACCAACCTACTACTCGGTGCTGATGGCCAAAGCCGATGCCCCCTTTGACACGTTGGATGAGGCCATTGCGCTCAGTCAGCAGGGGCAAAAGCTCAAGCTCAGCCTGGCAGACGTGGGTTCCACCTCGGGCTGGCTAATTCCCCAGGCGGAGTTTAAGCGGCGGGGGTTAGATCCCGAAGCGGTGTTTGACTATAGCGAAGGGGCTAGCCATGCCGCTCAGGCGATCGCGGTGTTGAGCGACCAGACCGATATTGCCTCTGACTACGATCGCAACCTGGACGTGCTGACCGAGCAGGGCAAGATCGACAAAAACCAGCTCAAGATCATTTGGCAGTCAGAGCCGCTGCCCAATGACCCCATCGTGGTGCGGGGCGACTTCCCAGCCGGGCTAAAGAATAGGCTACAAGATGCGCTGGTTAACCTCACCCCAGAGCAGACCCAAACCCTGTTGCCCAAAAACTACACCGGTTTTGAGGTCTCCGACGGCAGCAACTACAGCCCAATCGAGGCGGCTGGCAAATCTGTTGGCAAGCTGGAGTGA
- a CDS encoding cupin domain-containing protein, which translates to MSDTTVIKVTSEAAPIGAMGQKHLALSKKLAMRLWENEQPGETKPETQRPYEAIGYVISGRAELHLEGQTVVLEPGNSWVVPEGASHTYKILEPFTAVEVTTPPAVVHGRDQA; encoded by the coding sequence ATGAGCGATACAACCGTTATCAAAGTCACGTCTGAAGCGGCACCGATCGGTGCCATGGGGCAAAAGCATCTGGCTCTAAGCAAAAAATTGGCTATGCGGCTGTGGGAAAATGAGCAACCCGGCGAGACCAAGCCCGAGACCCAACGGCCCTACGAGGCGATCGGCTACGTCATCAGCGGGCGGGCTGAGCTACACCTCGAAGGTCAGACGGTTGTGCTAGAACCCGGCAATTCCTGGGTTGTCCCTGAAGGCGCGTCTCACACCTACAAAATTCTGGAACCCTTCACCGCCGTTGAGGTGACCACGCCTCCAGCTGTGGTACACGGCCGCGATCAGGCTTAA
- a CDS encoding PAS domain-containing sensor histidine kinase has product MVEYWQSLLSGPYIPHGHCYLWQPGLVWLHLLSDALIALSYWMIAGALVYFVKRRPDVPFRPLFWLFATFIAACGATHLLAVWTLWFPTYWVSGTMKALTALVSLATAMELVPRLPSALALPNATQLMDMNRALQDEIGDRKQAEASLRTAEQEVRQLNQTLEDRVQRRTAQLEEAKQQIETLLEQERQARITLQSTTTNLQETAERLNLALSAAQMGSWDWQLDTNIQVWSPQTERIMGFEPGTVSHTAEVWAERVHPEDLPRIQALVEDAIATQTEFVGQYRMHWPDDTWHWVSVYGRVVSVKDGRAQRLVGVVQDITVAKQAELDLQASERRFRAVFEQAAVGMARLDWQGHWIQVNQKFCDILGYRPEELINRSFQSITYEADRQQDEYYYQQLLTEHTPCQFEKRYLRKDGTPLWTLVTASVESDEADRPLAFIAIVEDIEDRKAAQEELLHRADEMANTNLMLAHTTAMLEQRNAELDQFAYVASHDLKAPLRAISNLADWIGEDLEGQIPAENRRQLDLLRSRVQRMEALINGLLEYSRVGRRQRSMVAVDLNLLLDNVIDSLDPPEQFRVEVPTDLPTLYSHKTALGQVFANLINNAIKHHHCAGEACPEGDRGTVRITWQDQGQWLEFAIADDGPGIAPQYHDKIFTIFQTLKARDDFESTGVGLAVVKKIVEAENGRVWLTSAVGEGTTFYFTWPFIKTPPAQVNEDPAGPNS; this is encoded by the coding sequence ATGGTTGAGTACTGGCAGTCTTTGCTATCGGGGCCCTACATTCCCCACGGGCACTGCTATCTGTGGCAGCCTGGCCTGGTGTGGCTGCACCTGCTGTCAGACGCGCTGATTGCGCTGTCGTACTGGATGATTGCGGGAGCCCTGGTTTATTTTGTAAAGCGGCGGCCCGATGTTCCCTTTAGGCCATTGTTTTGGCTGTTTGCGACCTTTATTGCGGCCTGCGGTGCTACCCACCTGCTCGCGGTGTGGACGCTGTGGTTTCCCACCTATTGGGTGTCGGGGACGATGAAGGCGCTGACGGCACTGGTGTCGCTGGCCACGGCGATGGAGTTGGTGCCTCGGCTGCCGTCGGCCCTGGCCCTGCCCAACGCCACGCAGCTCATGGATATGAACCGGGCGCTGCAGGATGAAATTGGCGATCGCAAGCAGGCCGAAGCCAGCCTGCGCACCGCTGAGCAAGAGGTGCGCCAGCTCAACCAGACCCTAGAAGACCGGGTGCAGCGTCGTACAGCCCAGCTCGAAGAGGCGAAGCAGCAGATCGAAACGTTGCTAGAGCAAGAGCGCCAGGCCCGCATTACCCTGCAAAGCACTACTACCAACCTGCAGGAGACGGCGGAGCGCCTCAATCTGGCCCTCAGCGCCGCCCAGATGGGCTCCTGGGATTGGCAGCTCGACACCAACATTCAAGTCTGGTCGCCGCAGACTGAGCGCATTATGGGCTTTGAGCCCGGCACGGTCTCCCACACCGCCGAGGTTTGGGCTGAACGGGTGCACCCGGAGGATTTGCCGAGAATCCAGGCGTTGGTGGAGGATGCGATCGCTACCCAAACCGAGTTTGTGGGGCAGTACCGCATGCACTGGCCCGATGATACCTGGCACTGGGTCAGCGTCTATGGTCGCGTGGTGTCGGTTAAAGATGGGCGCGCCCAGCGCCTGGTAGGCGTAGTGCAAGATATCACCGTCGCTAAGCAGGCCGAGCTAGATTTGCAGGCCAGTGAACGGCGGTTTCGGGCTGTTTTTGAGCAGGCGGCCGTGGGCATGGCCCGCCTTGACTGGCAAGGGCATTGGATTCAGGTGAACCAAAAGTTCTGCGATATTTTGGGCTATCGGCCCGAGGAGTTAATCAATCGCTCCTTTCAATCGATCACCTATGAAGCCGATCGCCAGCAAGATGAGTATTACTACCAGCAGCTGCTCACCGAGCACACTCCCTGCCAGTTTGAGAAACGCTACCTCCGCAAGGATGGCACTCCCCTTTGGACATTGGTTACAGCATCGGTCGAAAGCGATGAGGCCGACCGCCCCTTAGCCTTCATTGCCATCGTCGAAGATATTGAAGACCGCAAGGCAGCCCAAGAAGAGCTCCTGCACCGGGCTGACGAGATGGCCAACACTAACCTGATGCTGGCCCACACCACCGCCATGCTAGAACAGCGCAACGCCGAGCTTGACCAGTTTGCCTACGTGGCTTCCCACGATCTGAAGGCGCCGCTGCGGGCGATCTCTAACTTGGCTGACTGGATCGGCGAAGATTTAGAAGGGCAAATCCCGGCCGAAAACCGCCGTCAGCTCGACCTGTTGCGCAGTCGCGTCCAGCGGATGGAAGCTCTGATCAACGGCCTGCTGGAATACTCGCGGGTGGGCCGTCGCCAGCGCAGCATGGTAGCCGTAGACCTGAACCTGCTGCTAGACAACGTGATCGATTCTCTCGATCCGCCGGAGCAGTTTCGAGTGGAGGTGCCAACCGATTTACCCACCCTCTATAGCCACAAAACGGCCCTAGGGCAGGTGTTTGCCAACTTAATCAACAACGCCATCAAGCATCACCACTGCGCTGGCGAAGCTTGCCCAGAGGGCGATCGCGGCACCGTGCGCATTACCTGGCAAGATCAGGGCCAATGGCTCGAGTTTGCGATCGCTGACGACGGCCCCGGCATTGCTCCTCAATATCACGACAAAATTTTCACCATTTTTCAAACCCTCAAGGCCCGCGACGACTTCGAAAGCACTGGCGTCGGCCTAGCGGTGGTCAAAAAGATCGTCGAAGCCGAAAATGGACGCGTGTGGCTCACTTCTGCCGTGGGCGAAGGCACGACATTCTACTTCACCTGGCCCTTCATCAAAACTCCGCCCGCCCAAGTTAATGAAGACCCGGCAGGCCCTAACTCATAG
- a CDS encoding 3-deoxy-7-phosphoheptulonate synthase, which yields MHQTQDLHVVETRPLVSPALLHHEFPMSAEAATLVAEARDRIRHILYNEDRRLLVIVGPCSVHDIDAAYEYGQKLVNLRHELSGQLEIIMRVYFEKPRTNVGWKGLINDPHLDGSYDINTGLRLARKLLLDLAHLGLPAATELLDPVTPQYIADLIAWTAIGARTTESQTHREMASGLSMPIGFKNSTDGSLQAAMNAMVAASRPHHFLGINQSGLASIVTTTGNPDGHLVLRGGKDGPNFSADHVVKAAEEMAKLKLNHRMMVDCSHANANKDHNRQTNVLDDIAAQVRDGSRHILGVMIESHLKAGSQSIPDNLRQLTYGQSITDACVDFDTTAAMLRKLASAVEPSLQTAPLS from the coding sequence ATGCACCAAACCCAGGATCTTCACGTTGTTGAGACTCGCCCTCTAGTCAGCCCAGCGCTGCTGCACCACGAGTTTCCGATGTCGGCAGAGGCGGCAACGCTAGTGGCTGAAGCACGCGATCGCATTCGCCACATTCTCTACAACGAAGACCGTCGCCTGCTCGTCATCGTCGGCCCCTGCTCAGTGCACGATATCGACGCCGCCTATGAGTATGGCCAAAAGCTGGTCAACCTGCGCCACGAGCTCTCGGGCCAGCTCGAAATCATCATGCGGGTTTACTTCGAGAAACCGCGTACCAACGTCGGCTGGAAGGGTCTGATCAACGACCCTCACCTCGACGGCAGCTACGACATCAACACCGGCCTGCGCCTAGCCCGCAAGCTGCTGCTCGACCTGGCCCACCTAGGGCTGCCTGCCGCCACCGAGCTGCTCGACCCGGTGACGCCGCAGTATATTGCCGACCTGATTGCCTGGACTGCGATCGGCGCTCGCACTACGGAGAGCCAGACTCACCGCGAGATGGCCTCGGGCCTTTCGATGCCCATCGGCTTTAAGAACAGCACCGATGGCAGTCTGCAAGCCGCGATGAATGCCATGGTGGCCGCCAGCCGCCCCCACCACTTTTTGGGCATTAACCAGAGCGGTCTGGCTAGCATTGTCACCACCACTGGCAACCCTGACGGACATTTAGTGCTGCGGGGCGGCAAAGATGGTCCCAACTTTAGCGCCGACCATGTGGTCAAAGCCGCTGAAGAAATGGCTAAGCTTAAGCTCAACCACCGCATGATGGTTGATTGCAGCCACGCCAACGCCAATAAAGACCACAACCGCCAAACTAATGTGTTGGATGACATTGCAGCCCAGGTGCGCGACGGCTCACGCCACATTCTCGGGGTGATGATCGAGAGCCATCTGAAGGCAGGCAGTCAATCGATCCCCGACAATTTGCGGCAGCTCACCTACGGCCAGAGCATCACCGATGCCTGTGTTGACTTCGACACTACCGCCGCAATGCTGCGGAAGTTGGCTAGCGCAGTAGAGCCATCGCTGCAAACCGCACCTCTCAGTTAA
- a CDS encoding GNAT family N-acetyltransferase — MDCSAIQFKYANQFSAEDLDQLVRLFQAAAFWAKDRTREDMETAIAHSYPVVTAWDGATLIGFARATSDGVFRATIWDVVISPDYQGGGLGRRLVETLVAHPRMSRVERVYLMTTHQQGFYKRIGFEENASTTMVLYNSAEIEMLPSLNHPAEAPAEITVG; from the coding sequence ATGGATTGCAGCGCTATTCAGTTTAAGTACGCTAATCAGTTTTCTGCTGAGGATTTAGATCAGCTGGTGAGGCTGTTTCAGGCGGCGGCGTTTTGGGCCAAAGATCGCACCCGGGAGGATATGGAAACGGCGATCGCCCACAGCTACCCCGTCGTTACCGCTTGGGATGGCGCTACGCTGATTGGCTTTGCCCGCGCCACCTCCGACGGCGTCTTTCGAGCCACCATTTGGGATGTGGTGATCTCGCCCGACTACCAGGGCGGCGGGCTAGGTCGCAGGCTGGTTGAAACCCTGGTGGCTCACCCCCGCATGAGCCGAGTCGAGCGAGTGTACTTAATGACGACCCATCAGCAGGGGTTTTACAAGCGCATTGGCTTTGAAGAAAACGCCTCGACCACAATGGTGCTTTACAACAGTGCCGAGATCGAGATGCTGCCTTCCCTCAACCATCCCGCTGAAGCACCTGCCGAAATCACGGTTGGTTAA
- a CDS encoding DUF4432 family protein, whose protein sequence is MALETVEQAQLLILENSHIKLTIRPDLGGRIDQLEDLQTGHAWLWHPAGYAPEATRSLAVGASFDDEWTGGWDEVFPNDAAGEFQGRDLADHGELWSQRWEILDSSPLSLKLGYQCQTVPVRVEKTIQLDAEKPEARLIYSFQNQSEAEIPFLFKHHAAIAIEAGDEISLPDCWVEPAFLEFSKIIGQPGKTRFPHAIDASGEAVDLRIMPPPSSQLREFYYTSELAQGFCGIRHQRSQSSLLMTFDQADFPYVWMFQSYGGWQGHYVVVVEPCTTLPSDLEEACRNGTAAVLKPQENQRRSLTVQLQCENEHEPESLKLG, encoded by the coding sequence ATGGCACTGGAAACAGTAGAGCAAGCCCAGCTTCTAATCCTAGAAAATTCTCATATTAAGCTCACGATTCGCCCCGACCTAGGGGGACGGATCGACCAGCTAGAAGACCTGCAAACGGGGCATGCCTGGCTTTGGCACCCAGCTGGCTACGCGCCTGAAGCAACGCGATCGCTAGCCGTTGGAGCTTCTTTTGACGATGAGTGGACAGGCGGCTGGGATGAGGTGTTCCCTAACGATGCCGCTGGAGAGTTTCAGGGACGAGATTTGGCTGACCACGGCGAGCTATGGTCGCAGCGATGGGAAATTTTGGACAGCTCACCCCTCAGCCTGAAGCTGGGGTACCAGTGCCAAACCGTGCCCGTGCGGGTCGAAAAAACGATTCAGCTCGATGCCGAAAAGCCAGAGGCCAGACTGATTTACTCGTTTCAAAATCAGTCTGAAGCCGAGATTCCGTTTTTGTTTAAGCACCATGCTGCGATCGCGATCGAAGCTGGCGACGAAATATCACTGCCCGACTGCTGGGTCGAACCGGCGTTTTTAGAGTTCAGCAAAATCATTGGCCAGCCGGGCAAAACGCGTTTTCCTCATGCGATCGATGCGAGTGGCGAAGCGGTTGATCTGCGGATTATGCCGCCACCTTCGTCGCAGCTTCGAGAGTTTTACTACACGTCTGAGCTAGCGCAAGGGTTTTGCGGTATTCGTCATCAGCGCAGCCAGTCGTCCTTGCTGATGACCTTTGATCAAGCCGACTTTCCCTATGTGTGGATGTTTCAGAGCTATGGTGGGTGGCAGGGCCACTATGTGGTTGTGGTAGAACCCTGCACGACTCTCCCCTCTGATCTAGAAGAGGCCTGTCGCAACGGCACAGCGGCGGTGCTAAAACCCCAGGAGAACCAGCGCCGCAGTCTCACAGTGCAGCTACAGTGCGAGAATGAGCATGAACCCGAGAGCCTAAAACTGGGATGA
- a CDS encoding CPBP family intramembrane glutamic endopeptidase has product MTQPPPSPDPQPDPQLEPLTRVQVLVAMGVTAVVLLLISKAWLYFDPAELMPVQLTWTDGLLGVGLGLAITVASGVVYRLWPAYRQSADTYLTLVLQPLQWPDIIWLGLLPGLSEELLFRGVMLPAIGMNTLGIVVSAASFGVLHLSSLQQWTYVVWATAIGLVLAIGAVLTGNLLVPIVAHTVTNLVSSVVWKLRQQSTTA; this is encoded by the coding sequence GTGACCCAGCCGCCCCCTAGCCCAGACCCACAGCCCGATCCCCAGCTTGAGCCCCTGACCCGAGTGCAGGTGCTGGTGGCGATGGGCGTAACAGCGGTGGTGCTGCTGCTGATTTCTAAAGCCTGGCTGTACTTTGACCCGGCAGAACTGATGCCGGTGCAGCTGACTTGGACCGATGGTCTGCTGGGAGTGGGATTGGGGTTAGCGATCACCGTGGCCAGCGGCGTGGTTTATCGTCTGTGGCCCGCCTACCGCCAGAGTGCGGATACCTACCTGACCCTGGTGCTGCAACCCTTGCAGTGGCCCGACATAATCTGGCTGGGGCTGCTGCCGGGACTGAGCGAAGAACTGCTGTTTCGAGGGGTGATGCTGCCCGCGATCGGCATGAACACCCTGGGCATTGTTGTGTCGGCAGCCAGCTTTGGGGTGCTGCACCTGAGCAGTTTGCAGCAGTGGACCTACGTGGTGTGGGCCACGGCCATTGGTCTGGTGCTGGCGATCGGGGCAGTGCTAACGGGCAACCTGCTAGTGCCGATCGTGGCCCATACGGTGACAAATTTGGTCTCTAGCGTTGTGTGGAAGCTGCGGCAGCAGAGCACGACGGCGTGA
- the phnC gene encoding phosphonate ABC transporter ATP-binding protein — MLSIEHLSKVYDRNRTALDDISFQIEPHTFTAILGPSGAGKTTLMRCILQLIKPTEGQVYFQGQNLTTCSARELRQARTQMATIAQQFNLVRRRTALENCLGGRLQDLSLWRCWLNQFPPELLREGMAALERVQLLDVAFQRADRLSGGQQQRVAIARALTQRASLILADEPVASLDPETAHTVLGLLRSLCRNEGLTVVCNLHQVDLALKYGDRILGIQAGKLVLDRPTSQVSANSLDLIYKS; from the coding sequence ATGCTGAGCATTGAACACCTTTCTAAGGTTTACGACCGGAATCGCACTGCCCTCGACGACATTAGCTTTCAGATTGAGCCGCACACCTTCACCGCTATTTTGGGACCGAGTGGGGCGGGCAAAACGACGTTGATGCGCTGCATTCTACAGCTGATCAAGCCGACGGAAGGCCAGGTTTACTTTCAGGGCCAGAACCTAACCACTTGCTCCGCCCGTGAACTGCGGCAAGCTCGGACCCAAATGGCCACCATTGCTCAGCAGTTCAATCTGGTGCGACGCCGCACAGCGCTGGAAAATTGCTTGGGCGGACGCTTGCAGGATCTCTCCCTCTGGCGCTGTTGGCTAAACCAGTTTCCGCCAGAGTTACTACGGGAGGGCATGGCGGCACTGGAGCGGGTGCAGCTTTTGGATGTGGCCTTTCAGCGGGCGGATCGGCTTTCGGGTGGACAGCAGCAGCGGGTGGCGATCGCCCGTGCCCTCACCCAGCGAGCGAGCCTGATTTTGGCTGATGAGCCGGTGGCTAGCCTAGACCCCGAAACGGCTCACACGGTTCTGGGGCTGCTGCGATCGCTCTGCCGCAACGAAGGCCTGACCGTAGTGTGCAACCTGCACCAGGTCGATCTAGCGCTGAAGTATGGCGATCGCATCCTCGGCATCCAGGCGGGGAAATTAGTGCTCGATCGCCCCACTAGCCAGGTCAGTGCAAACAGCCTAGATTTGATTTACAAGTCCTAA
- the phnE gene encoding phosphonate ABC transporter, permease protein PhnE, which translates to MEPPSNNGSSPSTDFDVLLQREWQRQGGLWQILQQGFWGVLAVAVVIASAHGAEVDPQQFWARLPQMGEWLVRLFPPDFSELPSFLGAIWETLAIAIIGTGAAIVAALPLAVMVARNVTPFSLLSLPLRSLLNLLRGIDTAIFALFFVSIVGLGPFAGALGVALHTTGSMAKLYAEVLETLPPEPIEAVEATGCDRIRTFTFAVLPEALPGLIGITLYLWEFNVRSSVILGIVGAGGIGYELLVSLKLLDFPRLCTILLLILAMVTLIDALSARLRQRLG; encoded by the coding sequence ATGGAGCCACCATCCAATAACGGCAGTAGCCCTAGTACCGATTTTGACGTGCTCTTGCAGCGTGAGTGGCAGCGGCAGGGCGGACTCTGGCAAATTCTTCAGCAGGGCTTTTGGGGGGTGCTGGCGGTGGCGGTTGTCATCGCTAGTGCCCACGGAGCCGAGGTCGATCCGCAGCAGTTTTGGGCGCGGCTGCCTCAGATGGGCGAATGGCTGGTGCGGCTGTTTCCACCCGATTTCTCAGAGCTGCCCAGCTTCTTAGGGGCAATTTGGGAGACGTTGGCGATCGCCATTATTGGTACGGGCGCGGCCATAGTCGCGGCCTTGCCTTTGGCCGTGATGGTGGCCCGCAACGTCACCCCGTTTAGCTTGCTGTCGCTGCCGTTGCGGAGCTTGCTCAATCTGCTGCGGGGCATTGATACAGCCATTTTTGCCCTGTTCTTTGTCTCAATTGTGGGCCTTGGCCCTTTTGCCGGGGCGCTGGGGGTGGCTCTGCACACGACCGGGTCGATGGCCAAGCTCTATGCCGAGGTGTTAGAGACCCTGCCGCCTGAGCCGATCGAAGCGGTAGAAGCAACGGGGTGCGATCGCATTCGCACCTTTACCTTTGCTGTACTGCCCGAAGCCTTACCAGGGCTGATCGGCATCACCCTCTATCTGTGGGAGTTCAACGTGCGATCGTCGGTGATTTTAGGGATTGTGGGTGCGGGCGGTATTGGTTACGAGCTGCTGGTCAGCCTAAAGCTGCTAGATTTTCCTCGGCTCTGCACGATTTTGCTGCTGATTTTGGCCATGGTTACGTTGATCGATGCCCTAAGTGCCCGGCTGCGGCAGCGGTTAGGATGA
- a CDS encoding alpha/beta fold hydrolase: protein MPLDFLLRLLSNLGVVAILGGGSYILYQWYEGNFVSDRWLYLGIGLLLWSFLGFLPILLMHRPGKDEPTPLRSKRVQRLARPDGSEIEVEFYGPDRAPTLILTHGWGPDSTAWYYAKKQLTDQFRVVVWDLPGLGKSQKPKNRDYSLEKYARDLEAVLALVDDQPAILVGHSMGGMILLTFSRLFPERLEQQVAGLILVDSTYTNPLKTTIFSKLLMALQKPLLEPLLHLAIAFSPLLWLTSWLSYLNGSVLLTTKISGFTGTETRGQLNFSSLIGIKSSPGVLARGVLAMFKFNETATLPKISVPTLVVVGKSDIATRPFASKHMSAEVPQSELSMLSPGGHMALMERNQQFSDIVRAFSTACLKSK from the coding sequence ATGCCCCTCGATTTTTTGTTACGTTTGCTGTCTAATCTGGGAGTAGTTGCCATTCTTGGAGGTGGATCTTACATTCTCTATCAGTGGTACGAAGGGAATTTCGTCAGCGATCGCTGGCTATATTTGGGCATAGGACTATTACTGTGGTCATTTCTAGGATTTCTGCCCATTCTGCTAATGCACCGTCCTGGAAAGGATGAACCTACACCGCTGCGCAGCAAACGAGTGCAACGTTTAGCTCGACCAGATGGTAGCGAAATTGAAGTCGAGTTTTACGGGCCCGATCGCGCTCCGACCCTGATTCTGACTCACGGTTGGGGACCCGACAGCACAGCCTGGTATTACGCCAAAAAGCAGCTCACCGATCAGTTTCGCGTGGTTGTTTGGGATCTACCGGGTTTAGGAAAATCTCAAAAGCCAAAAAACCGAGACTACTCCCTAGAGAAGTATGCCCGCGACTTAGAGGCAGTGCTGGCTCTAGTAGACGATCAGCCGGCCATTTTAGTAGGGCACAGCATGGGAGGTATGATCCTGCTGACTTTTAGTCGCCTGTTTCCAGAACGCTTAGAGCAGCAAGTTGCAGGCTTAATTCTTGTCGATAGCACCTATACTAATCCGCTTAAAACCACTATTTTCAGCAAACTGCTAATGGCGCTGCAAAAACCTCTGTTAGAGCCGTTGCTGCACCTGGCGATCGCATTCTCTCCTCTGCTATGGCTCACTAGCTGGTTAAGCTATTTGAATGGTTCGGTGTTGCTCACAACTAAAATATCTGGCTTTACAGGTACAGAGACTCGTGGACAGCTTAATTTTTCTAGTTTAATTGGTATTAAGTCATCACCAGGAGTTTTGGCCCGAGGAGTTCTAGCAATGTTTAAGTTTAATGAGACAGCAACGTTGCCTAAAATTTCCGTTCCCACGCTTGTTGTTGTTGGTAAGTCCGACATTGCTACACGACCTTTTGCCAGCAAACACATGAGTGCAGAAGTGCCTCAATCAGAATTAAGCATGCTGTCGCCAGGAGGGCACATGGCACTAATGGAGCGCAATCAACAGTTTTCAGACATTGTTCGGGCTTTTAGCACTGCTTGCTTGAAATCAAAATGA